Proteins found in one Ornithorhynchus anatinus isolate Pmale09 chromosome 8, mOrnAna1.pri.v4, whole genome shotgun sequence genomic segment:
- the ORNANAV1R3181 gene encoding vomeronasal 1 receptor ornAnaV1R3181, whose translation MNATEISFGLLMLLQISIGVSVNVLLLLFYIHIVSKKSKSSSSDLILAQLALANSIILLTLGITETLSAWGMRKFLDDVGCKIIIYLYRVARGLAICTTCLLSVFQAVTISPGTSWWVGIKAKLPKTIFPACVLSWVINMMIDCDILMTMTGPQNCSSVQIILDLKYCSRVGVSAETTLVIAVVISLRDLFFVGIMIVASTYMVFVLHRHHRQVRHLHKSSHAPRAMPEVRAAKRVIALVILYVLLYGRQSIMLSILLNMKENSPLLVSSHMVLSFSFPAISPFLMIHNDRRMKPFQKREYPISFKDSPTGPQGNRLPSH comes from the coding sequence ATGAATGCCACCGAGATCTCTTTTGGGCTCTTAATGCTGCTACAGATCAGCATTGGGGTCTCAGTAAATGTACTGCTACTCCTATTTTATATCCACATAGTCTCCAAGAAATCTAAGTCTAGCTCATCAGATCTGATCCTCGCCCAGCTAGCCCTGGCTAACTCTATAATTCTTCTCACCCTTGGAATTACAGAGACATTGTCAGCTTGGGGTATGAGGAAATTCCTGGATGATGTTGGATGTAAAATCATCATTTACCTTTATCGAGTGGCCCGAGGTCTTGCCATTTGTACCACCTGCCTCTTGAGTGTCTTCCAAGCTGTAACCATCAGTCCTGGCACCTCCTGGTGGGTGGGAATCAAAGCCAAATTACCCAAAACCATCTTCCCAGCCTGTGTCCTCTCCTGGGTCATTAATATGATGATAGATTGTGATATATTAATGACTATGACAGGTCCCCAGAACTGCAGCAGTGTTCAAATTATATTGGATCTCAAATATTGCTCAAGAGTCGGTGTCAGTGCAGAAACCACGCTGGTAATTGCAGTTGTGATCTCCCTCCGGGACTTGTTCTTTGTAGGGATCATGATTGTGGCCAGTACGTACATGGTGTTTGTGCTGCACAGACATCACAGGCAAGTCAGGCACCTTCACAAATCCAGTCACGCCCCTAGGGCGATGCCTGAGGTCAGAGCAGCCAAAAGAGTCATTGCCCTGGTGATTCTCTATGTCCTCCTATATGGGCGACAGTCAATCATGCTGAGCATTTTATTAAACATGAAAGAAAATTCTCCTCTGCTAGTGAGTAGTCATATGGTGTTGTCATTTTCTTTCCCAGCCATTAGCCCATTCCTAATGATCCACAATGACAGGAGAATGAAACCATTCCAGAAAAGAGAATATCCTATTTCCTTCAAAGATTCTCCCACAGGGCCCCAGGGGAACCGCCTACCTTCCCACTGA